A portion of the Fulvia fulva chromosome 1, complete sequence genome contains these proteins:
- a CDS encoding Exocyst complex component SEC10: MARVGSPDTASILSGHSTSRPGTLQPVRGIHNQVFTLESFSSKDFIVKDFVESLSEISGPGRRSAPTSGPNAQASQAFDPKPLIRTFEHALSRLKTLSGDLQERENELTNGVRKAEAQHNANIKGRERELERAIGSFHRLESALDGDGDEGGNAAMRIGERLEELDRQRQRAQDAKFILQCWLDVSERGDLSSLDDVRKMGGGEGKVRCAHIARQLLKISQRLDGGADRPPKTNGVHFGNGVNGSNNDETDSPHGGLQRNKGGKQPREIIEKFLEMLEKDLLKSFDEFYRRQNFGGMQECAVALQDFGDGNSVISLFVNQHQFFIDRSQLVTDELTMDDTLDRLADPDTEPPGVEPSLQSLVDEVRVVVQEESFIIKRAFPYYEEVLARFVQRVFQQSIQQRLEMVLEKADSISTLAFLRSLQASRSYIAALVEDFKSHGLTDHPEPVSSTTASVLDQQLDELFVPYFTGTSYIEREKRNLGELFEGLLFKFTLYHSRRRNVKTQTHTYLGAISARSKEFISSARDAYMERLDSADLQARQKAMLLRIAGLHNAKDQASANEVDVTDEDGQLSLPSTKRMLKWLAEGVGRGLELAGGGSETPKEIRELLGLLISYMGEVYLETALNAAIDSATAAESNTKTEPDLSYITDLRSAVSVLHLMLTTIKMLLLPLAASNLTIRRDLEKQTSNFVDRMECKVDTVLQKTIDAALAWVAKLLSNQKKTDFKPKDDHTLQLDQLQTSTCQTIFTFLGRLHSCAKIAISGRVLESFSLELAIGLRSLLLQHFKSYQVSLTGALVVSKDITKYIELLRSWELPSSFDPSLEVMTEIANLFVIGPEALRDRLRNFGTGAGGLQGVEKADLRPYVMRREDSNSVGVQAVLNAL; this comes from the coding sequence ATGGCGCGCGTTGGCAGTCCGGACACTGCCTCCATCCTATCTGGCCACTCGACCTCGCGACCAGGCACCCTCCAGCCAGTCCGAGGCATCCACAACCAAGTCTTCACCCTCGAGAGCTTCAGCAGTAAAGATTTCATTGTCAAGGACTTTGTCGAGTCCCTGTCTGAGATATCAGGACCTGGTCGAAGATCAGCACCCACTTCAGGCCCGAATGCTCAAGCCAGCCAGGCATTCGACCCGAAACCACTCATCCGGACATTCGAACATGCCTTGAGCAGGTTGAAGACTCTCAGCGGAGATCTGCAGGAGCGCGAGAATGAGCTTACGAACGGCGTGAGGAAAGCAGAGGCCCAACACAATGCGAACATCAAGGGCCGAGAGCGTGAGCTGGAGCGCGCGATTGGCTCTTTCCACCGCCTGGAGAGTGCATTGGACGGAGATGGCGACGAGGGTGGCAACGCTGCGATGCGCATAGGCGAACGACTGGAGGAGCTGGACAGACAGAGACAACGAGCACAGGATGCGAAGTTCATACTACAATGTTGGCTCGACGTCAGCGAACGCGGAGATCTGTCGAGCTTGGACGATGTGCGAAAGATGGGTGGAGGAGAAGGCAAAGTCAGATGTGCGCATATCGCGCGGCAGCTGCTCAAGATATCACAACGACTGGATGGTGGAGCGGATCGTCCACCAAAGACGAACGGAGTGCACTTCGGCAACGGCGTGAACGGCAGCAATAATGACGAAACAGACTCGCCGCACGGTGGCTTGCAAAGGAACAAAGGTGGGAAGCAGCCACGAGAGATTATCGAAAAGTTCCTCGAAATGCTGGAGAAGGATCTCCTGAAATCGTTTGACGAGTTCTATCGGAGACAGAACTTTGGAGGCATGCAAGAATGCGCGGTGGCATTGCAAGACTTTGGCGATGGTAATTCGGTCATATCGCTCTTCGTCAACCAGCATCAGTTCTTCATCGATCGCTCACAACTCGTGACGGACGAGCTCACCATGGACGACACCTTGGATCGCCTGGCCGATCCTGACACAGAACCACCCGGCGTTGAGCCAAGCCTACAATCGCTGGTCGATGAGGTTCGGGTCGTTGTACAGGAAGAGAGCTTCATCATCAAGCGTGCCTTCCCTTACTACGAGGAAGTGCTGGCTCGCTTTGTGCAGCGAGTGTTCCAGCAGTCCATCCAGCAAAGATTGGAGATGGTGCTTGAGAAAGCAGATAGCATATCGACACTGGCATTCTTGCGATCACTGCAGGCGTCGAGATCCTACATCGCAGCACTGGTGGAGGACTTCAAGTCGCATGGCTTGACAGACCATCCCGAACCAGTGTCATCGACGACTGCCTCTGTACTGGATCAACAGCTGGATGAGCTCTTCGTGCCGTATTTTACCGGCACAAGCTACATCGAAAGAGAAAAGCGAAATCTTGGAGAGCTTTTCGAGGGTCTACTGTTCAAGTTCACGCTCTATCACTCGCGAAGGCGGAACGTGAAGACACAAACACACACGTACCTAGGTGCCATCTCAGCACGTAGCAAAGAATTCATTAGCAGCGCGCGAGATGCTTATATGGAGCGTCTGGATAGTGCGGACTTGCAAGCTCGACAGAAGGCAATGCTGCTCAGGATCGCCGGTCTGCACAATGCGAAAGACCAAGCCAGCGCGAACGAGGTCGACGTGACAGATGAAGATGGCCAGCTAAGTCTGCCCTCCACGAAACGTATGCTGAAGTGGCTTGCTGAAGGTGTCGGACGAGGTCTTGAACTGGCAGGCGGTGGGAGCGAGACACCAAAGGAGATCCGAGAGCTGCTGGGGCTCCTCATTTCGTACATGGGCGAGGTCTACCTTGAGACGGCACTGAACGCAGCGATTGACTCTGCTACTGCTGCCGAGTCCAACACAAAGACGGAGCCTGACCTGAGCTACATCACAGATCTTCGAAGTGCGGTCAGCGTGCTGCACCTTATGCTCACCACAATAAAGATGCTTCTGCTTCCACTGGCGGCGAGCAATCTGACGATCCGACGAGATCTGGAAAAGCAGACCAGCAATTTCGTCGACCGCATGGAGTGCAAGGTTGATACGGTTTTACAAAAGACGATTGATGCGGCTCTTGCTTGGGTAGCGAAGCTTCTCTCGAATCAAAAGAAAACAGACTTCAAGCCGAAAGATGACCACACCCTCCAGCTCGACCAGCTACAAACCTCAACATGTCAAACCATCTTCACCTTCCTCGGCCGTCTTCACTCGTGCGCAAAGATCGCGATCTCCGGCCGAGTCCTCGAGTCCTTCTCCCTCGAACTCGCCATCGGCTTGCGATCACTACTCCTCCAACACTTCAAATCCTACCAGGTCTCGCTGACTGGCGCGCTTGTGGTGTCGAAGGATATCACCAAGTACATCGAGCTTCTGCGCTCATGGGAGCTACCGTCATCTTTCGACCCCAGTCTTGAGGTCATGACTGAGATTGCGAATCTCTTCGTTATTGGGCCTGAGGCATTGAGGGATCGTCTAAGGAATTTTGGAACTGGAGCGGGTGGGCTGCAGGGCGTGGAGAAGGCGGATCTGAGGCCTTATGTGATGAGGAGGGAGGATAGTAATAGTGTAGGTGTGCAGGCTGTGTTGAATGCGTTGTAG
- a CDS encoding 37S ribosomal protein S18, mitochondrial: MATIKAPRAFSSSICHACRQRLLPATQQRPFSSTPKTAAGDDALSGLNTLSNQLGRNNRPRGYTQTPGSPSDPWGGASLSSILDADAGSFLTSQFANNLNLNSAAIDLPHKLHVYATKHNTHITFVQPARPASQTASSGISGTSASASDLKKQIDVLISLSTGNLGFRKAGRGSYDAGYQLGAFVMKQIQEKGMLRDVHKLEVVLRGFGAGREAVSKILLGSEGAALRRRITSVVDATRLKQGGPRSKKPRRLG, encoded by the coding sequence ATGGCAACAATCAAAGCGCCCCGAGCATTCAGCTCATCAATATGCCACGCCTGCCGCCAACGACTCCTGCCCGCGACACAACAACGGCCCTTCTCCTCCACCCCTAAAACAGCAGCAGGCGACGATGCCCTCTCAGGATTGAACACTCTCTCAAACCAACTGGGCCGCAACAACAGGCCCAGAGGCTACACGCAGACACCAGGCAGCCCGAGCGATCCCTGGGGTGGTGCATCGCTATCTAGTATCCTGGACGCCGATGCAGGCAGTTTCCTGACCTCACAATTCGCCAACAACCTCAACTTGAACAGCGCGGCAATCGATCTGCCCCATAAGCTGCATGTATACGCGACGAAACACAACACACACATCACGTTTGTTCAGCCCGCGCGACCGGCATCACAGACAGCATCGAGTGGGATATCGGGCACATCTGCATCAGCGTCGGATTTGAAGAAGCAGATTGATGTGCTCATATCATTATCAACGGGCAACCTCGGCTTCAGGAAAGCAGGAAGAGGCAGCTACGATGCAGGCTATCAGCTCGGTGCTTTCGTGATGAAGCAGATACAAGAGAAGGGTATGCTGCGCGATGTGCACAAACTGGAGGTTGTGCTGCGTGGGTTCGGTGCGGGAAGGGAAGCCGTGAGCAAGATTCTGCTGGGCAGTGAAGGTGCTGCTCTCAGGCGGAGGATTACCAGTGTGGTGGATGCGACGAGGTTGAAGCAAGGTGGGCCGAGAAGCAAGAAGCCACGGAGACTGGGTTAG
- a CDS encoding Mitochondrial import inner membrane translocase subunit tim44, whose translation MSTPAIRAISGRAGGALARNTTAQPSYGRTAAYRRIASQLRTYSEASVRARQDGASSILPPFALRSHFLPPSISASRAGSVRHVSFKEMREQRLREKAAGQAEKPAGKAEVKPAAAAAEPEPAKATEPEETEADKVFARFQAEAEAAYAKQQKAEAKQREAEEKAKAKAEAGEGEAEEGAEGEQKEKKKEEEAAPPKHGNKTPWQVFTETLQAEFKASKDWQEGTKQLSGTMHDFTQNPNVQRARSAYAKAAETASTTTGKVFLGTAGAIGKGAAWTWDTLPARAARSAAAAVGSGVEKATRPVRETEAYKSVKETIDDGSSQRYGGWTEKEERRKKREERDRKMGSTSKAPEVYEENPEAGTNVTVHKDSAWKEAWKNMRENNPAMQRLFKMGDTYRESENPLISTARSVTDRIAGFFAENETAMVIKKFREMDPSFQLEPFLNEMRSYILPEVLEAYVKGDVETLKLWLSAAQFQVYHALMQQYTTAGLKSDGKILDIRGVDILSARILDPGEIPVFVLMCRTQEVHVYRNKKSGELAAGMEDKVQQVTYAIGVTRIPEEVSNPETRGWRLIELQKSARDYV comes from the coding sequence ATGAGCACACCCGCCATCCGCGCCATCTCTGGGCGAGCAGGAGGCGCTCTCGCCCGCAATACCACAGCACAACCTTCATATGGCCGGACGGCAGCGTATCGACGGATAGCATCACAACTGCGGACATATAGTGAAGCGTCGGTTCGGGCGCGGCAAGATGGCGCTTCGTCGATCCTACCACCATTCGCCTTGCGGTCACATTTCCTTCCACCTTCGATATCAGCATCGAGGGCAGGGTCCGTGCGACATGTCAGCTTCAAGGAGATGCGGGAGCAGAGGTTGAGGGAGAAGGCGGCGGGACAGGCAGAGAAGCCAGCTGGCAAAGCAGAGGTGAAACCTGCAGCGGCTGCCGCAGAGCCAGAACCGGCCAAAGCTACTGAACCGGAGGAGACTGAGGCAGACAAGGTGTTTGCTCGCTTCCAAGCGGAGGCTGAGGCTGCATATGCAAAGCAACAAAAAGCAGAAGCCAAGCAGCGAGAGGCCGAGGAGAAGGCCAAAGCAAAAGCTGAAGCCGGCGAGGGTGAAGCGGAGGAGGGTGCTGAGGGTGAgcagaaggagaagaagaaagAGGAAGAGGCCGCGCCACCAAAGCATGGCAACAAGACTCCGTGGCAGGTCTTCACCGAGACGCTACAAGCTGAGTTCAAGGCCAGTAAGGATTGGCAGGAGGGCACGAAGCAGCTGAGCGGAACGATGCACGACTTTACCCAGAATCCAAATGTTCAGCGAGCGAGGAGTGCATACGCAAAAGCCGCCGAGACGGCGAGCACAACGACTGGCAAGGTGTTCTTAGGCACGGCAGGTGCCATTGGAAAAGGTGCTGCTTGGACCTGGGACACTCTACCAGCACGAGCCGCACGATCGGCGGCGGCTGCTGTTGGGTCCGGTGTAGAGAAGGCAACACGACCCGTGCGAGAGACAGAAGCCTACAAGAGCGTGAAGGAGACAATCGATGATGGCTCATCACAACGATACGGTGGTTGGACCGAGAAAGAGGAGCGTCGTAAGAAGCGGGAGGAGCGAGATCGCAAGATGGGATCCACGAGCAAGGCACCCGAAGTGTACGAGGAGAACCCAGAAGCCGGCACAAACGTCACAGTGCACAAAGACTCCGCATGGAAAGAGGCGTGGAAGAACATGCGTGAGAACAACCCAGCGATGCAGCGACTTTTCAAGATGGGCGACACATACCGGGAATCGGAGAACCCACTGATTAGCACTGCGCGAAGTGTTACAGACCGTATCGCTGGCTTCTTTGCTGAGAACGAGACCGCCATGGTCATCAAGAAGTTCCGTGAAATGGACCCGAGCTTCCAGCTGGAGCCTTTCTTGAACGAGATGCGATCATATATCCTGCCTGAAGTACTGGAAGCGTACGTCAAGGGTGACGTCGAGACCCTCAAGCTTTGGCTATCCGCTGCGCAATTCCAGGTCTACCACGCCTTGATGCAGCAGTACACCACTGCTGGCCTAAAATCAGACGGCAAAATCCTTGATATCCGTGGTGTGGATATATTGAGCGCACGAATCCTGGACCCTGGTGAGATCCCGGTCTTTGTGCTGATGTGCCGAACGCAGGAGGTGCATGTGTACAGGAATAAGAAGAGTGGTGAACTTGCTGCTGGCATGGAGGACAAAGTCCAGCAGGTGACATATGCCATTGGTGTGACGAGGATACCTGAGGAAGTTAGTAACCCGGAGACGAGAGGGTGGAGGTTGATTGAATTGCAGAAGAGCGCACGGGACTACGTGTGA
- a CDS encoding Methyltransferase pytC, with product MEADDHDLEHDSTFGGDRASLANSSTSLISAVTRYQFEHGRRYHGYNAGKYHFPNDEEELNRMDIEHHNQKLQLDGKLHLCPLHDPKEVLDLGTGTGIWCIDMADEYPDCQVLGTDLSPVQPSWAPPNCRFEVDDFEQDWTFGHNRFDMIHGRFLMGSITSHAELYKKIYNALKPGGYFELAEMECGTFCDDETVPADSDSNKWWMWLEEAFAKIGKPIPKIDEFPKLLEGAGFVDVVSEMKKRPVNDWPKDPRMKEIGRYSCLNFLEGLEGFTMAPFTRVLGWQPEEAQILVAKVKKETLTRRLHGWQKGGVCMVI from the exons ATGGAGGCCGACGACCACGATCTGGAGCACGACAGCACGTTTGGTGGCGACAG AGCCTCCCTCGCCAACAGCTCCACGAGTCTCATATCCGCCGTGACGAGGTACCAGTTCGAGCATGGCCGCCGATATCATGGCTACAATGCTGGCAAGTATCATTTCCCGAACGATGAGGAGGAGTTGAATCGCATGGATATAGAACATCATAATCAGAAGCTGCAGCTGGACGGGAAGCTTCATCTCTGTCCTTTGCATGATCCGAAAGAGGTACTGGACTTGGGTACTGGCACGGGAATATGGTGTATAGACATGGCAGATGAGTATCCAGACTGCCAGGTGCTGGGTACAGATCTCTCGCCGGTGCAGCCTAGCTGGGCGCCGCCGAACTGTCGCTTTGAGGTCGATGACTTTGAGCAAGATTG GACCTTCGGCCACAATCGCTTCGACATGATCCATGGCAGATTCCTGATGGGCTCCATCACCTCGCACGCCGAGCTCTACAAGAAAATCTACAACGCCCTGAAGCCTGGCGGATACTTCGAGCTCGCGGAAATGGAATGCGGGACCTTCTGCGACGACGAAACTGTACCTGCAGATTCAGACAGCAACAAATGGTGGATGTGGCTAGAAGAAGCATTCGCCAAGATTGGCAAGCCGATACCGAAGATTGACGAGTTCCCAAAACTGCTTGAGGGCGCCGGCTTCGTCGATGTCGTGTCCGAGATGAAGAAGAGGCCTGTGAATGACTGGCCGAAGGATCCGCGGATGAAGGAGATTGGGAGGTACTCTTGCTTGAACTTCTTGGAAGGGCTGGAGGGCTTCACCATGGCGCCTTTTACGAGAGTGCTTGGATGGCAGCCGGAGGAGGCGCAGATTCTGGTGGCCAAGGTGAAGAAGGAGACCTTGACCAGGCGGCTCCATGGGTGGCAGAAGGGGGGAGTTTGCATGGTAATTTGA
- a CDS encoding Nitrogen metabolite regulation-like protein bik4 has translation MASTTPQTPKSVIVFGPTGNIGSYCARTAAQHGAKVHLAMRDTSKSIPGLSSEQEKEGPFARVQADLTDPELVASAVSHSSAKHAFIYAAHGSKDAMKSTIQALKDNGIELVVFLSSFTVPRSIRDVPRSEVIPYWHATVEVSLEDVYGAGNFVALRPGASATNCLRWASSANLGHVSLYGPKFKMDCITPGDMGRVAGTILANGPQDGDTHVYLYGPQVLIQQEMVETIGKAVGTAVEVKGQTPEEATEQFVKAGSPKPVIDYMVLRLSDDEAQAVERMRYEERVGNVKRYTGRESQGFEEWVGENRELFA, from the coding sequence ATGGCTTCAACCACGCCTCAGACGCCCAAAAGTGTCATCGTCTTCGGCCCAACTGGCAACATCGGTTCCTACTGCGCGCGCACAGCGGCTCAGCATGGAGCCAAAGTCCACCTCGCTATGCGCGACACCTCGAAATCTATCCCAGGCCTCTCCTCTGAACAGGAAAAGGAAGGTCCCTTCGCCCGAGTTCAAGCAGACCTGACAGACCCGGAACTCGTCGCCTCAGCAGTATCCCACTCAAGCGCCAAGCACGCTTTCATCTACGCCGCCCATGGCTCTAAGGACGCTATGAAATCCACAATCCAAGCCCTCAAAGACAACGGAATTGAACTGGTCGTCTTCTTGAGTAGCTTCACCGTCCCTAGATCAATAAGAGACGTTCCGCGGAGCGAGGTGATTCCCTATTGGCATGCCACTGTGGAAGTAAGTCTAGAAGACGTCTACGGCGCCGGGAACTTCGTGGCTCTCAGGCCCGGTGCCTCCGCCACAAACTGTCTACGCTGGGCCTCTAGCGCAAATTTAGGCCACGTCTCGCTCTACGGCCCCAAATTCAAAATGGACTGCATCACGCCCGGTGACATGGGCCGTGTCGCTGGGACCATCCTCGCCAACGGACCTCAAGATGGTGACACGCATGTCTACCTCTACGGACCTCAGGTACTAATACAGCAGGAGATGGTAGAGACGATTGGGAAAGCTGTGGGTACGGCGGTGGAAGTGAAGGGACAAACGCCGGAGGAGGCGACGGAGCAGTTCGTCAAGGCGGGGTCGCCGAAGCCGGTTATTGATTATATGGTGTTGAGATTAAGTGATGATGAGGCTCAGGCGGTGGAGAGGATGCGGTATGAGGAGAGGGTGGGGAATGTGAAGAGGTATACGGGCAGAGAGTCACAAGGGTTTGAGGAGTGGGTGGGGGAGAATAGGGAGTTGTTTGCTTAG
- a CDS encoding 26S proteasome regulatory subunit 7 has product MPSATGSNWEKYQKKFADDEQEEKKITPLTDEDIQVLKTYNSAPYAEALKQLEKAIKDKQTSVNEKIGVKESDTGLAPPHLWDIAADRQRMSEEQPLQVARCTKIIPDEKDSEKSKYVINVKQIAKFVVNLGERVSPTDIEEGMRVGVDRNKYQIMLPLPPKIDPSVTMMTVEDKPDVTYGDVGGCKEQIEKLREVVEMPLLSPERFVNLGIDPPKGALLYGPPGTGKTLCARAVANRTDATFIRVIGSELVQKYVGEGARMVRELFEMARTKKACIIFFDEIDAVGGARFDDGAGGDNEVQRTMLELITQLDGFDSRGNIKVMFATNRPSTLDPALMRPGRIDRKIEFALPDMEGRANILRIHAKSMSVERDIRWELISRLCPNATGAELRSVATEAGMFAIRARRKVASEKDFLSAVEKVIRGGTKFSSTAVYAQYN; this is encoded by the exons ATGCCGTCGGCAACAGGCTCGAACTGGGAGAAGTACCAGAAGAAGTTCGCCGACGATGAGCAGGAGGAGAAGAAGATCACACCGCTCACAGATGA GGACATCCAAGTGCTCAAGACATACAACAGCGCGCCATACGCCGAAGCATTAAAGCAGCTCGAAAAGGCCATCAAGGACAAGCAGACATCAGTAAACGAGAAGATCGGCGTCAAGGAGTCAGATACCGGTCTTGCGCCACCACATCTCTGGGACATTGCGGCCGACCGACAGCGCATGAGCGAAGAGCAACCGCTACAAGTCGCAAGATGTACCAAGATCATCCCCGACGAGAAGGACAGCGAAAAGAGCAAGTATGTCATCAACGTCAAGCAGATCGCCAAGTTCGTGGTGAACCTGGGTGAGCGCGTGTCTCCCACCGATATCGAGGAGGGCATGCGCGTGGGTGTCGACCGCAACAAGTACCAGATTATGCTGCCGCTACCACCGAAGATCGACCCCAGCGTGACGATGATGACGGTTGAGGACAAGCCGGATGTCACATACGGAGACGTTGGTGGTTGCAAAGAGCAGATCGAGAAGCTACGAGAAGTCGTCGAGATGCCACTTCTATCACCAGAGCGATTCGTCAACCTCGGAATCGATCCTCCCAAGGGTGCGCTGCTCTACGGTCCACCAGGAACGGGAAAGACACTTTGCGCACGAGCCGTCGCAAACAGGACAGACGCGACCTTCATCCGTGTTATTGGTTCCGAGCTGGTCCAGAAATACGTTGGAGAGGGTGCACGTATGGTGCGTGAGCTTTTCGAGATGGCACGGACAAAGAAGGCATGCATCATCTTCTTCGACGAGATTGATGCTGTAGGAGGAGCACGTTTCGACGACGGTGCAGGTGGAGACAACGAGGTCCAGAGAACTATGCTGGAGCTCATCACACAACTCGACGGTTTCGACAGCAGAGGAAACATCAAGGTCATGTTCGCAACAAACAGACCCAGCACACTCGACCCAGCCCTCATGCGACCCGGCCGAATAGACCGAAAGATCGAGTTCGCGTTGCCAGACATGGAGGGACGTGCTAACATTCTTCGAATCCACGCCAAGTCCATGTCCGTGGAGCGCGATATCAGATGGGAGCTGATCTCGCGTCTGTGTCCAAACGCGACTGGCGCTGAGTTGCGGTCGGTAGCGACAGAGGCAGGCATGTTTGCCATTCGCGCACGAAGAAAGGTCGCTAGCGAGAAGGACTTCCTGAGTGCTGTCGAGAAGGTCATCCGAGGTGGAACGAAGTTCAGCTCGACTGCAGTGTACGCACAGTACAACTAG
- a CDS encoding T-complex protein 1 subunit delta, with amino-acid sequence MAQTAPANAGNNAFKDKAKPQAVREGNITAARAVADAIRTSLGPRGMDKMIQTGKGETIITNDGNTMLKDMSVMHPAAKMLVDLANAQDIEAGDGTTSVVIIAGSLLGAAERLLAKGIHPTIISESFQRAAARAVQILEDISVPIDLADRQTLLKAASTSLSSKIIAQEPKLPPMAVDAVLRTINPNNAQNVDLRNIRILKKAGGVIDDSEMVDGLVLSQQAIKSAGGPTRIEKAKIALIQFQLSPPKPDMENQIVVNDYRQMDKILKEERTYLLNMVKKIKKAKCNVLLIQKSILRDAVNDLSLHFLHKLGIMCLKDIERDEVEFICKSTGCKPIADIDSFTEDKLGSADLVEEVSNLGSRYTRVSGVKLSNPNAPKTVSIVARGANPLILDEAERSLHDAMCVIRCLVKKRALLPGGGAPEMAVSTLLAQESLTAQYPDSTCFKAFADALEIVPVTLAENAGLNSIKVVTELRARHAKGEANVGVSIKRGGVGVMGGEDQSTSGEGVMQPLLVSTSAIELASETVKMILRIDDIALSR; translated from the coding sequence ATGGCGCAGACGGCGCCTGCAAACGCTGGCAACAATGCCTTCAAGGACAAGGCCAAGCCCCAGGCTGTGAGAGAGGGAAACATCACAGCAGCGCGTGCAGTGGCCGATGCGATCAGAACATCGCTGGGACCGCGTGGAATGGACAAGATGATCCAGACCGGCAAGGGCGAGACGATCATCACCAACGACGGAAACACCATGCTCAAGGACATGAGTGTGATGCACCCCGCCGCGAAGATGCTGGTCGACCTCGCGAATGCTCAGGACATCGAGGCGGGAGACGGTACAACCTCAGTCGTCATCATCGCTGGTAGTCTGCTGGGTGCTGCCGAGCGGTTACTGGCAAAGGGCATCCACCCCACCATCATCAGCGAGAGTTTCCAGCGGGCAGCCGCCCGTGCAGTGCAGATACTGGAAGACATCTCAGTGCCCATCGACCTTGCAGATCGACAGACCCTCCTCAAAGCAGCATCGACTTCACTTTCCTCCAAAATCATCGCACAGGAGCCCAAGCTGCCACCCATGGCAGTGGATGCCGTCCTCCGAACCATCAACCCAAACAACGCACAAAACGTCGACCTTCGCAACATTCGCATATTGAAGAAGGCAGGTGGTGTGATTGACGACTCCGAGATGGTCGACGGTCTCGTCCTCAGCCAACAGGCGATCAAGAGCGCAGGAGGACCAACGCGCATAGAGAAGGCCAAGATCGCTCTGATCCAGTTCCAGCTCAGCCCGCCCAAGCCAGACATGGAGAACCAGATCGTCGTCAACGACTACCGACAAATGGACAAGATCCTAAAGGAGGAGCGGACGTACCTGCTCAACATGGTCAAGAAGATCAAGAAGGCCAAGTGCAACGTTCTGCTCATACAGAAGAGTATCCTCCGAGACGCCGTCAACGACCTCAGCTTGCACTTCCTGCACAAACTCGGCATTATGTGTTTGAAAGACATTGAGAGAGACGAGGTGGAGTTCATTTGCAAGTCCACCGGATGCAAGCCAATTGCAGACATCGACTCGTTCACAGAAGACAAGCTCGGCTCAGCAGATCTGGTGGAGGAAGTGTCAAATCTCGGCTCACGGTATACTCGCGTGTCAGGCGTGAAGCTGTCGAACCCCAACGCACCCAAGACAGTCTCGATCGTAGCACGAGGCGCCAACCCGCTCATTCTCGACGAAGCAGAGCGAAGCTTACACGATGCCATGTGTGTCATTCGTTGTCTTGTCAAGAAGCGAGCTCTTCTTCCAGGCGGTGGTGCACCAGAGATGGCAGTCTCGACATTGCTCGCGCAGGAGTCACTAACGGCGCAATACCCGGACAGCACATGCTTCAAGGCGTTCGCTGACGCACTGGAGATTGTGCCGGTCACGCTCGCAGAGAACGCCGGGCTTAACAGCATCAAGGTCGTCACGGAGCTTAGAGCGCGGCATGCAAAGGGCGAGGCAAATGTGGGCGTTAGCATCAAGCGCGGCGGCGTTGGCGTCATGGGAGGAGAGGACCAGAGCACGTCGGGAGAAGGTGTCATGCAACCCTTATTGGTCAGCACCAGCGCTATTGAGCTGGCGAGTGAGACGGTCAAGATGATTCTGAGGATCGATGACATTGCTCTGTCGAGATAG